The genomic DNA AAGACGCCGGGGCGCGTCCGGATCCCTCCGGCGCGCGCCCAGCCGCAGGAGCAGCAGGTgaaggaggccgaggcggcggacgtgccgccgccggcgcagggcGTCGAGGAGCCGGAGAAGGCGAGGAAGGGGGACGCGCAGTCGCTGCCGCGGCAGCCGCTGGCGGAGAGCAAGAACATGAGCCGGGAGTACGGCGGGCAGTGGCTGAGCAGCGCGACGCGGCACGTCCGCATCTACGCGGCGTACATCGACCCGGAGACCAACGCGTTCGACCAGACGCAGATGGACAAGCTCACGCTCATGCTGGACCCCCAGGACGAGTTCGCCTGGACCGACGAGGCCTGCCAGATGGTCTTCAACGAGTTCCAGGACCTCGTCGACCACTACGAGGTGAAGTATCCTCCCCTCATTGCTCTCGCTGCGACATGTCTCCATAGCCgatagatttgaattcaaatatcaTGCTGGACCAAACATGGCAGCAAATATAACATTGCTGAGTACTGTGAGGATATAGAACTATGCCTCAGCAGGGCACGTTGATGCTACCTGATTCGTTCCTGCGTTGAAACAGGGGGCTGAGCTGTCGGAGTACACGCTTCGGTTGATCGGATCGGACCTTGAGCACTTCATCCGTAAGATGCTGTACGACGGGGTGCTCAAGTACAACATGAGGTCCAGGGTCCTCAATTTCAGCATGGGCAAGCCCCGGGTCAAGTTCAACAGTAGCCAGATCCCAGAAGCAAAATAGAATGAACCCAGCACTGAAAGAGAATTGGCTTCTCCATTCAGTTGCTGAGCGATATGTATATTTTGCAGTTCCAGCATTCCGGGACTCAGATTGCATAGGTGCAAAGTCATACACGATTTATGTTTCAACATTTTGTCACTCTGCACAGTTGTACCCACATAAAGAGTGGCTGGGCAAAATAACTACTGTCTAAACTCTAAACACCACTTGTGTTTTTAGAGCACCGAGATTGGGTACTGGTTCTGCAACCCCATAGTCTTCATAGTTTCTTCTAATAGTTATCACCAATGACTCCATGAGTATTACCAGCCAAATTTGCACACTCCAAATTTGCACACTGGCTGCCACGCTAAATCAAGGAAAGACTTTCTTTCTGAAACAGGAGGGCAGGAGGGAGTGGCAGCTTAGTATGGGTAACCCTCTCACGGGAAGGAAACAACTCGGTATCCTTTGAAATCATCTGTCCATGGCCTGAACTGGTCTTCTTGCCCAACATTCTACAAAAGTAATACAGATAGAGAATAAGCAATCGAATTTTGCACACATATGCTATGCTTTTGCTGACTAGCACGCACTGATGCAAGTAAGAAGACAGTAGAGAGTAATGGTACAAATCAAATGATTAATCTTGAATTCATGATTGACATCATTCCTAGCCTGATTTTAACTGTATTTTGTGGAGCTACATTTTGAAGCTAGAGCCTATCTCCACTGAAAAAGTACACCTTTTCTTTCAATTCCACCAAGAGTGTTTCTGCTAATCAATAGTTACTTGCTTTAACAAAAGATAGAATCATGAATTTTAGAAGTGAGCCAATAcaatacaaaattaatttgcCCAGATTATTATCAATAAAGAAATCGTATGCTGTTACCTGCAACCAGAAGAAGAACCCACGCAAAAGAGCCAAACGATTGGGATAGTTATTCTCTTGGAGTCTGAATTGCTCGGCAAAATCTGAAATTCAATAAACAAAGAGCTGTCAGTACATATGCAAACCAGGAAAGTTAGAGAAAAATTAACATTATTCCTCCACTTTTACAGATAGAAATGTGTAGCCGTACAACACACGGAAAGAGCAAACGCAGCTTGCTTTCCTCGGGGCAATTAAAATAAAGTTGCAACAAAATATGATGGATCTACTATGGACATTTATGCTAGCATTCAAATCATGGCACTGacatatgtgtatgtgctgaaAGTTAAAACAAACCAACTATCAAGCCAACTTTAAGTGCTTCAAGTTTCAAAGAAATCTTGCGCTCAGATGAATAGATATGCTGTGAGGGCGTGAGGCACTAGAACTACAAAATTCCAGGATAGTGCAATAAGACAATGAGGATTGGTACAGCAACACAAAAAATTTCCCCCCCTTTCAAACAGCTACTGTTTAAGTTTACAAATTAAGAAATCCAGGTGTGGCGTGGAAAGAATATTTCCACAACTATAATCAGAGATTAAAGCTATTTTGGGCATATGCTAGTTTAACAAGGGTATAAAACATGGAGACACAAAACAAACAATGAAGCAGCACAGTACTCGGTTCAAGGTTCAAaatgaaaattaaaattacGAACAATAGCACATACAAATTTTATGAAGTGTAACACAAACGATCTTGATGTTAGCTCAGTACAGATCATAGAACAAATTTGCTCTAGAAGGAGATAAGCAATAAGCATTACAATTTACAAAGATTCTACATaaggaaaacaaaaacaagaacaaaACATAACCAAAGGCCAAATAACAAAGATGGCACTGAAAAAATGCAGTGCGCATGATATAAAAGCATACCTGGGTAACTATCAAAGTATGACTTGCCCATCTCATGCTTCCAGGGATAGTACACCACATTATGACGGGTCCTTCGCTCCTTGACAATTGGACTGCGATTAGTGGCCAGGGCAACATACCTATCATATTCTTCCAGTTTAAATGGTTTGTTGAGAATCTCCATCAAATTCTTCTTGAAAACTGAATTTGGCCTCTCAA from Panicum virgatum strain AP13 chromosome 7N, P.virgatum_v5, whole genome shotgun sequence includes the following:
- the LOC120682190 gene encoding NAD(P)H-quinone oxidoreductase subunit M, chloroplastic-like, which gives rise to MATTVFLSPAKLAPQGRRLAGAKTPGRVRIPPARAQPQEQQVKEAEAADVPPPAQGVEEPEKARKGDAQSLPRQPLAESKNMSREYGGQWLSSATRHVRIYAAYIDPETNAFDQTQMDKLTLMLDPQDEFAWTDEACQMVFNEFQDLVDHYEGAELSEYTLRLIGSDLEHFIRKMLYDGVLKYNMRSRVLNFSMGKPRVKFNSSQIPEAK